The following are from one region of the Andrena cerasifolii isolate SP2316 chromosome 1, iyAndCera1_principal, whole genome shotgun sequence genome:
- the Eps-15 gene encoding epidermal growth factor receptor pathway substrate 15 isoform X3, whose product MAALPSPTQVAGSHTAIYEAYYNQVDPNGYGRIGAMEAARFLKKSQLSDVILSKIWDMADPQSRGSLDKSGLFVALKLCALAQAGRDLSMANLGLELPPPKMGEIPVIPQKNIVNAVPVITSVSNGDWSIKPSERAKYDQLFDSLQPSNGYIPGNKVKGFLMDSKLPLDTLGKIWDLADMDKDGMLDRHEFVVAMHLVYKALEKYAIPSVLPPELMPPGKRKDIAIPVTKPPASVVMTTAPPPIPPLPNASTVKSMTGLDTPKAPIQWVVSSEDQAAADKLFLQADLDMDGYVSGIEIKGVFLQSGLPQTVLADIWGLCDICQNGKLNKEQFALAMWLIKQKLRGADPPASLSPDMIPPSMRKPSDSIVENNNISGYSNPELDMISKDIAELVRERQSMEQDIAQKEADIKIKNGEIKSLQSELDTLAATLKQLENQKGEAQKRLNDLKAQKTEIDKDLSDVEQKIRDEQKKVDKLRQQAEEQESVLHAQEEELNFKRQELEGLRQEEQQLEQQQNKSRDQLNELTKNLQDTQLQICQAKAKITHLQEQQRQMSDAIALYDSALAAGDATLVPDTSLQFNPEIEDVAYETAASNGDETQEKKTDAFSNANGTAAMDGFEQDPFASSKAEEAFSASTPDPFGSAFPPQNNSGGFTNDPFSAFDNSNVVKQDPFDPFGDGKRTDVKAAIATTATKDPFGDDPFANLHAPPRPESPSPALPPKKAKQPPPRPAPPRPTQGPTGPMRAAPAPPTPSPTPDPFAHANSDPFSAQQGIIDNNNSSNFTTSTGFADFANFDSKVDAAQFSVYSLTRLPEHAVYNLIHLFFFVPVLYFHFVILHGNF is encoded by the exons ATGGCCGCCCTGCCATCACCCACGCAG GTGGCTGGAAGCCATACTGCTATATATGAAGCCTACTATAATCAG GTCGATCCAAATGGATATGGACGTATCGGTGCGATGGAAGCTGCGAGATTTCTTAAGAAATCCCAGCTGAGCGATGTTATACTGAGTAAAATATGGGACATGGCAGATCCACAATCGCGTGGCTCGTTAGATAAATCCGGTCTTTTCGTTGCCCTGAAACTCTGCGCGTTGGCGCAAGCGGGAAGAGATCTTAGTATGGCTAATTTAGGTTTGGAATTGCCTCCTCCGAAAATG GGCGAAATTCCAGTAATACCACAGAAAAACATAGTTAACGCTGTACCAGTAATAACGTCCGTGAGTAACGGAGATTGGTCTATTAAACCTTCGGAGAGGGCAAAATATGATCAACTCTTCGACAGTTTGCAACCGTCGAATGGGTACATACCAGGGAATAAAGTTAAAGGCTTTCTTATGGATAGCAAACTTCCCTTGGACACGCTCGGAAAGATTTGGGATCTCGCAGATATGGATAAGGACGGTATGCTGGATAGACACGAATTCGTTGTT GCTATGCATCTAGTATATAAAGCGTTAGAGAAATATGCGATACCAAGTGTACTTCCGCCGGAATTAATGCCGCCCGGTAAAAGAAAAGATATTGCGATACCAGTGACGAAGCCTCCTGCATCTGTAGTAATGACAACAGCCCCGCCTCCTATTCCACCTTTACCTAACGCGTCTACCGTGAAGAGTATGACTGGTCTAGATACGCCAAAG GCACCTATACAGTGGGTGGTGTCATCCGAAGATCAAGCGGCGGCAGATAAGCTGTTTTTACAAGCCGATCTGGACATGGATGGATATGTCTCAGGTATCGAAATCAAAGGTGTCTTCCTTCAAAGTGGACTTCCACAAACCGTATTGGCTGATATATG GGGTCTCTGCGACATATGCCAAAATGGAAAATTGAATAAAGAACAATTCGCTCTAGCTATGTGGCTCATTAAGCAAAAGCTCAGAGGCGCTGATCCACCTGCGAGTTTGAGCCCTGACATGATACCACCTTCTATGCGAAAGCCATCCGACTCTATTGTA GAGAACAACAATATATCTGGTTATTCTAACCCAGAATTAGACATGATAAGTAAAGACATCGCAGAACTTGTACGAGAGAGACAAAGCATGGAGCAGGATATAGCACAAAAGGAAGCCGACATAAAGATAAAAAATGGGGAAATTAAGAGCCTGCAGAGCGAGTTGGACACACTTGCGGCTACATTGAAGCAACTAGAAAATCAGAAGGGCGAAGCGCAGAAGCGACTGAACGACTTGAAGGCTCAG AAGACAGAAATAGATAAAGATTTGAGTGATGTCGAGCAGAAGATTCGTGACGAACAGAAAAAG GTTGACAAACTACGTCAGCAAGCCGAGGAGCAGGAATCGGTGTTACACGCCCAAGAGGAAGAATTGAACTTTAAACGGCAAGAGCTGGAAGGATTGCGACAAGAGGAGCAGCAGTTAGAACAGCAACAAAACAAAAGCAGGGACCAACTGAACGAACTCACCAAAAACTTACAGGACACTCAGCTGCAAATTTGTCAAGCGAAGGCAAAAATTACTCATCTGCAGGAGCAGCAACGTCAAATGAGCGACGCGATTGCACTTTACGATTCTGCACTTGCCGCGGGGGACGCCACTCTTGTACCTGATACTAGTCTGCAATTTAATCCTGAAATCGAAGACGTAGC ATATGAAACAGCAGCAAGCAACGGGGACGAGACACAAGAAAAGAAAACGGATGCATTCTCTAACGCAAATGGAACGGCAGCCATGGATGGATTCGAGCAAGATCCCTTCGCGTCGAGTAAAGCTGAAGAAGCATTTAGCGCATCAACACCAGACCCCTTTGGAAGTGCATTTCCACCACAAAATAATTCT GGAGGATTCACAAACGATCCATTTAGTGCATTTGATAATAGTAACGTCGTAAAACAGGATCCCTTTGATCCATTCGGGGATGGAAAAAGAACTGACGTCAAAGCTGCAATTGCAACAACA GCAACGAAAGATCCATTTGGAGATGATCCATTTGCGAATCTCCACGCCCCACCTCGCCCAGAAAGCCCTAGTCCTGCCCTTCCTCCTAAGAAAGCAAAACAACCGCCGCCTCGACCAGCACCTCCACGACCTACTCAAGGACCTACTGGTCCCATGAGAGCGGCACCAGCGCCACCCACTCCTTCCCCTACGCCAGATCCTTTTGCACATGCTAATTCCGATCCCTTTTCTGCTCAACAAGGAATTATCGATAACAATAACAGTAGTAATTTCACTACGTCTACTGGGTTCGCCGATTTCGCAAATTTTGATTCCAAG gtAGACGCTGcacaattttcagtttattCGTTGACCCGGCTCCCGGAGCATGCTGTCTACAATTTAATTCATTTGTTCTTCTTTGTTCCAgtattatattttcattttgtgatATTGCATGGCAATTTTTGA